In one window of Mytilus trossulus isolate FHL-02 chromosome 7, PNRI_Mtr1.1.1.hap1, whole genome shotgun sequence DNA:
- the LOC134726533 gene encoding NUAK family SNF1-like kinase 2 — protein sequence HNTLSNHINIRKLDLHLLNGKKNKVIGKISDGGFGEIYKVSSPTTDKILVLKHLKFRGNLNEQTYIKNEIASLSSLGHENIISFREVLMKSEEVNIIMEYADGGNLEDFISEHKTLCNTLVLDIFIQILKAVDFCHQNYIAHRDITPSNVLLLRKRTIKLADFGISMKCMSSAGQPLLCDDFLGNKLYCAPEVIRGIVHDAILADLWNLGVLLYFILFTKVPFCGYDEEILVQQQTIGNTITTSRCINLFQTTLLDFLKIIPSDRTCVSKVLHSWNNALHEYILC from the coding sequence CATAACACTTTAAGTAACCACATCAACATTCGAAAGTTAGATTTACATTTATTGAatggaaagaaaaacaaagtaaTTGGTAAAATAAGTGATGGTGGGTTTGGAGAAATCTATAAAGTAAGTTCGCCGACTACAGATAAAATACTTGtcctaaaacatttaaaattcaggGGAAATTTGAATGAACAAACGTATATTAAAAACGAAATAGCTAGTTTATCTTCTTTAGGACACGAGAACATAATATCTTTTCGGGAAGTTCTAATGAAAAGTGAAGAAGTGAATATTATAATGGAATATGCGGATGGAGGAAATCTTGAAGATTTTATTTCTGAACATAAAACTTTATGTAATACATTGGTTCTTGATATTTTCATTCAAATCTTAAAAGCAGTAGATTTTTGTCATCAAAATTACATTGCACACAGAGACATTACCCCCAGTAATGTATTGCTTTTACGAAAGAGGACAATTAAATTAGCAGATTTTGGTATTTCTATGAAATGCATGTCCTCAGCTGGGCAACCATTGTTGTGTGATGATTTTCTTGGAAATAAACTATATTGTGCCCCGGAAGTTATTCGTGGGATTGTCCATGATGCCATATTAGCGGACTTATGGAATCTCGGTGTTCTCctttatttcattctatttACTAAAGTACCATTCTGTGGATACGACGAGGAAATTCTTGTCCAGCAACAAACAATAGGAAATACTATAACAACATCACGTTGTATTAACTTATTTCAAACTACGTTACttgatttcttaaaaattattcCTAGTGACAGGACATGTGTGTCAAAGGTATTACATTCCTGGAACAATGCATtacatgaatatattttatgttga